In a single window of the Papaver somniferum cultivar HN1 chromosome 8, ASM357369v1, whole genome shotgun sequence genome:
- the LOC113305821 gene encoding uncharacterized protein LOC113305821 translates to MRYIWFQRNDVLFEDGKINMNNFKRKIHQMVHEGDGYILFYCDGVSFGNPGNAGFGVVARDNISQVIGTLSGGVGIATNSIAEIYVILCALEWAVVLMVKKVIIRSDYKSVVSPFEKNKVPWYLRIRWQNVIQLFDDVKFQHCYREINFSADLLAKKASSTLPVIPFTVLQPLKLPAKS, encoded by the exons ATGAGATATATTTGGTTTCAAAGAAATGACGTCTTATTTGAAGATGGGAAGATTAATATGAACAATTTCAAAAGAAAGATTCATCAGATGGTGCATGAAGGAG ATGGGTACATATTATTTTATTGTGATGGTGTTTCATTTGGAAATCCTGGAAATGCAGGATTCGGGGTGGTTGCTAGAGATAACATTTCTCAGGTAATTGGTACATTATCAGGTGGAGTGGGGATTgccactaactccattgcagaaATTTATGTAATTCTTTGTGCACTAGAATGGGCAGTGGTATTGATGGTTAAAAAGGTTATCATAAGGTCTGATTACAAATCAGTAGTTAGTCCCTTTGAAAAGAACAAAGTACCATGGTACTTAAGAATTAGATGGCAAAATGTTATTCAACTGTTTGATGATGTTAAATTTcaacactgttacagagaaatcaATTTCTCTGCTGATCTACTAGCCAAGAAAG CTTCTTCTACACTTCCAGTTATCCCATTCACTGTTCTGCAGCCTTTGAAGTTACCTGCTAAGTCATAG